The genome window AATTATGTTCACTTTTATTATCTTATTTCCTCCTTCAGAGCACTCTGTGAGGTGGCTATTataatccccactttacagaaagTAAGACTGAGGTTTCAGTGAACTGTAGTGACTTGGCCAAAGTCTCTCAGTTAATAACAATTCTGGGCCTGAATCCTCAGTCTTTTGTCTTCAGGTATCTCGTGATTTCTTCTCCCCAAAACCACATTGCTTTTCTGGTGGTGGTTGTGGTCTGCAGGATGCtgacaggaaggagaggaaatggtGGCTGGCCTGAACAGATCTCATCTACTATAAAATCATGGACCCtgattaataaaacagaaaatgttagCTAAATATATGGCCATGCAATTCTTCAAGCGTATAGGACTTTGGGTCTCCTTCTGTGTTATAGACTTCAGGATGACATGACCAAGGGCGTCGTTCACCGCATGCAAGGAGAGTAAATAAAAGAGTCAGGTGTGGGCCTAGTGGTGGTCCACACCTTGTACTCAGGTGATGAGGGTTTTTCTGTTGGTTGTTGGGCTGAGGGTGGTATCATAAGACACTTTGATTTTCCTTGTTCCCCAAATCTTGGCAAAGCAGATGGAGGCTGGGGGACCAGTTGTGAGTTGGGGTCGATGGTGAGTGTCTGGACTTTAACAGTGCATCAAGTCCCGGATGTAGGAAAAAGGGACAGGAAATGGTGGCTGCCTGGAAGCTGGCGAGGTTGCTGTGCTCCTTAGGAAGGGATGAGAATTAGGACAGGACAGTGAGCGAGGCCTGAGGAAGCCTTGGCCACCTGCTCTGCCAGGGCTCCAGAAAGAGCCTCCTTTGATTTCGGAGGAGTCCTCAGGGCTATTCAGACCAGGTGACCGGGTCGTCCTGATAGATGGTAAACTGCAAGGGACCTTCTGCACCAGAGCTGGCAGATGCCTTCCTGACCCCAGCTGTGAGCAGCAGGCAAGCCAGGCAGTGCCTCCTCTTCCTGaatccagcccctccctgccctgccccaaagTAGAAGCGGCCGGGAGGGCTGTGGTCTGGGCCCTGGCCAGGGCCCACGGCCCACATTGCTGTGAGAGCCTGACCGTTGTCTTTCTGGACTGACAGATGACAGGAAGGAAGTCACATGTTGTGGCAAGGAGGGACTGGCAAACGTGGGCCCATGAGAGAGGAGGATTTTGAGATTTGGGAAGGAATCTCAGAAGTCTCAGTCCTTAAAAACACACTCGGGCTGGAATATGGTCCAGGTGTGGGGTTAATATTCCGTGTAACTGGCTGATGGAAATGGGATGGGATGAAGGGACCTGGGAGCAGAGGATAAAGGAGGTGATAAAGAACCCAGTTTTGCAATTGACCAGAGGCTGTCTGGTTGCAGGCCACAGGCCTCCAGAGAGGGCTCCTTTCTCTGCGCATTGTATGAAAACAGCCATGCCATCTGCTCTTAAAAAGCCTgtgacgggggcttccctggtggcgcagtggttgagagtccgcctgccgatgcagggcacacgggttcgtgccccagtctgggaagatcccgcatgccgcggagcggctgggcccgtgagccatggccgctgagcctgcgcgtctggagcctgtgctccggcaacaggagaggctacaacagtgagaggccagcgtaccgcaaaaaaaaaaaaaaaaaaaaagcctgtgatGAAATTTCTGTAAGCTGAATTATATTTTGAAGGCATGAGGGACTATCTTCACTTACAAGAACCTCATGAGAATTACTTTCAAAAAGCAAAGAATCGTTTTAAGGAGTAGACACTCAACACTTGGTTTGAGCCCCTGGATTTTTATGCCTTTGCTCAAAGTAGGAGTCAGCGTTTTGCCCTTTCACGGGGAGGGGAAAATTGTTCTCTTACATCCATGGAATGCAAAGTTCTTAACAGAGTATAGTAATTAATTATTTCCCAGCTACTTTTACTTCTGCTATACTGAAGGTTGGGGGAAACCATTTCATTAAACAGAATTTAAACAACATGAAAAAGTTACTCTCTTTGTGCTTTTCCCAGGAAAGGCCTTCTCCAACAGCACTTTTCCAGACAGTTACCAAAGGACAATCCTTGCCAACAGAGACACTCGGTCTCTAAGTCTGGCTTTTGGAAAATgagtgtgtatttttatttatttatttttcctaaacaGGACACTGTGAGTTCAGTCATGTACACTATGAAAATAATTGGTGTGTGTTAGTACGCCTCGTTCCAGATTTCATGCTTGTTGAAAGGTGATTGGATTCAAACCAGCAGATTTAAAGGTCAGCTGGTTGTTCTTAAACAGTGCAGAACTTTAACTCTTTTGTTGTCATGGATTTTAACCAAATGGCCATTTTAGGAAGGAGGAGAGACTGCATACTGTGTTCTGACAttttgtccttaatttttttaaagttctcaggGCTTTCTTGAGGATgaaaagggtctgagaaaggACTTCTCAACTGGCATTTGGAAATGGGTGGGAGGAGAGACTTAGTTCTTTTTAAACTACTAAATTTAGATCAGGGCTGTACCAGGAGAGTGGACATCACATAAGCAATATCTAAATGTCAGGCTgaaaggtctctctctctctttttcaataAGTACTTCAAATTTGCTGGTAAGAGCCAGTGATAGACTCTGTCTCTTATCTTCCCACCTTTtgagtgatttctttctttttttttttttttaagttccttgaaAAGTTTGGTGGAGAAACCACAATCTAATCATCAATATTTAACCCAGCTGTTTGACGATGTTAGCTCCATTTCTGAAGCAGGTATTTCACTGGGCTTTGGGATTCTGATGACCTTTTTCCTCAGTGATTTTGGTTGCGTGGGTTAAATGGTTTATTTTGTTGATCTTCAAAATACCTTCTGCCTACCAGTCTTTTTTCTGGGTTTCCCAAAATTAGGTAGGGGACTGACCTGTCTCTAATCAGTAGGGTGAATTGTAGTCAGCTGATGCTAAGGCTTCTTGTTTTTTTGGAATAGTGTCCTGGTGAATCCCTGGAAACTGTTCAACATTTCATTATGAGGACCCCAGTTTGGAAGCTATAAAAGCAGTatctttcttaaaggaaaaaaaaacccacctctcTGAGATTGACATTGGACACTTCCACATATGCTGCACAAAAGTCGACAGGTAAAGGCAGCTGGAGTCCAAGCGTCTATCTACCTAGACTGCGTATGAACTCGTATAACTAACAAAAGGCAAACTAAAGTTACCCTGAAAAATCAGAGTCCCACTTTGTCAAGCAGATACtcaatattctcttttttcttggttactTCAAAGTTCACtcttagttcttttctttctatgtTCTCCACAACTTTATAGCTGTGAGACCATGTGCTAGTTGCTTAAAAACTCTGTGCCCCATTtacctcacctgcaaaatggggaaaACATTACCTACCTCAGTGTTACTGTGAAAATTTaatgagttaattcatgtaaGATGCttggaacaatgcctggcataaaaCAAGGCTCAACAAATACTCtcactatcatcatcattttttgcTGTAATTCTTATCTCTTTCACCAATAGCTGTGCCATGTGGAGATGTTTCCTCTGGTTGACGATTCTTCTGCTTGAGGTAGTACAAGCCTAGGAGTTCAGGTTAAAGCTGCTCTCCGTTTCATGTCTTAACACCCCAATCTCTTTTGCTTAAACCCCAGCTGAGGTTGGCTTGGAGACATCCTATGGGAGACGATGGTCCTAAACCAGAGAGCTGGGGGAACAAATTGGTAGGGTGGGTCTTGAGGGAAAAGATGGAGAGCCAGACATGGTGACAGTTCAGCCACTGAGGGAGAGTCTGGGAGACCAAAGCAGGTAAAAAGCAAAAGTACAGCTTGGGGATGCTTTCAGAAAGGGACCAGGATATTGTAGAGcagctataccccaataaaaaaataaataaaaattaaattaaattaaatggttAATTCTAGGAAAGAACAATGGAATAGGGAAGAAGGAGATAATGTTTGCTTTTTTAGTTTGTGCATGTTTGTAATATCGGAATTCATTAAAAGAGAACATGTACTTGTTGTATAATTAAAACACTAATCACTaagaaaagtgtaaaaaaaagaaaagaaaagaaagggaccaGGAGATGGGAGCCAggaggaggcccagagaaatgcCTTCTCAGACAGCTGTCCTTTATCTTTAGTCACTGCCTCTGCAGCACCTTGTGCCCCTTCCAATAAGTTCCCTGAGCCACTGATATCCTCCAGGGGTTAATGCTCAGTGTTCTTGAACATCCTCTTTCAAAGGCTCCGGCTGGGCTCCGGCTGGGCTCTGGCTACCTGCATTTCACTGTTGTTCTCATATTCTTCCCTAATTAACTCATGCATAACCTCCAGTTTTCACCGTTAACTCTCATTCAATTCTATCACATAGGTAGCAATCCCAAAGCTAAGGTTTACATCTGAGCTAAAGTGAAAATGACACAGCTGCAAAATACCTGGCACAGTAAGTACCAGGTGTTATAACATGTAATGACACTTTGAATTCTGGTGGAAAGTAGTTCCCAGAGcatagtttttcaaatatttttgactgCAATCAACAAGAATAAACAGATTTTACATCACAGGctctatatacacatacatatatttgtgtgtgtgtgtataacttaaGCGAAAGTAAAAATCGTGAAATGATGCTTAATCTTACCGTGCAAGATCCACTTTGATGATTTCTATCTGATTGAAAGTAAGGCTGTTTGTAACCCACTAAACACATAGCCTGCAATTTGGGAAAACTTGATCTGCAGTACCGTCCAGCAATTGCCTTTTGAGGGCTTATATGTTATCCACATATCATACATGAAGGAGGATTGTGGCCATCTGTTACATTTTCAGGGACTTTCTTCTtatcttaaacaaacaaaaagggaaatGTGGGTCAAGAACTGGCATGTTATCTGCAAAACATAATTTCTCCTTTCCCTCATCCTCTTTCCTAATAACCATTCTCCCTTAATTCCCCCGAAATTTAGGAAACAtttatgagagaaattaaagaagatctaaataaatggaggactatactgtgctcatggatggAAAGATTTTATATAGATATCTGTATGTCATAATGATGTCAGTTCTTCCATAAAGAGGTCAATAATATCACAATCAAAATGCCAGcagtctttattttcttaatggaggTTcacattcttatttaaaattttatatggaaataaaGTTAGCTAAGTTAGCTAAGAATAGTCAATAGAGctctaaagaaaaagaacaaagagtaaGACTTAACTCTCAGATATTAATACTTGTAAagcacagtaattaagacagtgcaGTATTGATACAAAGATAGAAAAATTACCCTGAATAGCAGTTTTATATATCTTTTGTtagatgtatttcttttctttttttaatgtggttgttatattttattttccaagtaatactgattaaaaatatttacacaccTACTTTTAAGTCCACAGTTTAGCACTCTTATTTGTATGGCTTTAAAAGTTATAGCACAAGATCTTTACATTAAGGATTGGGGAAAAAGATTCATTCAAAACAAAGCCtgatatattatatacatgttttttctctgtactttattttaaatacattaatttttaagtgatgctcatcttttttttcatcTGGTGGTAAAATACTAGTGCAACTTTTCATCAAAATAAAGTTTACCACAGATATAAGTGAATTTTCCCAATTGAAAATGGCCCTTCAGCAGCCACTGAATGAAATTTCTCAATctaactgaagtgaaaaagaaCCGGTAGCTGTCACTGTAAGGAAAATACCGAGTGCTATAGCATGACCTACATTGCTCCTTGCAACACAAACTCTGAAAGACCCAGAggctctttacagaagtttaGTTGAATTTGAAAAGGCACATAGGTGTGGTTGGTTTTTAAACATTCTAGAAATttgccgccaccaccaccaccaccgtttCTGTTGCAGAGATGACATCTGTGACTGTCAGGGTAGACAAGAGTGTTGTTCAAGCTAAAGAAAGCCAGAAGCCAAAATTTAACTGCACAGTAACAATGCACTTTTCTTCATGCAGCCTTGTGTTTcctatatattcaaatattctaACATGCATTAGAATACATAAACTTGTATTCTAATGATTTTACGTTTGATTTTacaatatgggggaaaaaaacttgAGGAAGGACATGACTGGacaaagagagaagggagaaccCTTACCACATGAAAATAGATACATTCGTACCCAACTATATAATAAGAATATAATCCATTTCAGTTTTCCAGAAATATACTTCTCAAAGCTTCCCATTCACTTATGGGAAAGATCTCTCCTCTGTGGCATCAAGTGGGGGAAAATCAGTTTGTTTCAATAGAAACAGTTCAACACAACAGGAAAGAGCTTAACTTTGGTCCACATTTCTGTTAGCTTAAGGACAGTCACACTGCCCATCATCAGTTCAAAAACTCAACACATAAACTTAAAAGTATATTCATTTGTTATTTCATTCTAAAACTGGCATAGGTGTTCTGTTCTCATTTTCTGACTTTTCAGCTTGGGAACCCACTGTTGATTTGGTCTCTAAACCCTCAGCATCTTCGTGATCTTCTCTGGCCGCCGCCGCAGCATCTGCTTGGGTAGGCTCTCTCCTCTTGGTTCATGATTTCAGGGGTCCCTTGATCCAAGTCTGCTTCTAGAAGCTCAGTGTGTACTTCCATTGGCATCTGATTTACCCATTCAACATGCAGCTCCTCTACATGTACTTCGGTACCTTCTTCAGTCTGAATTCGGCCCACTTCTAGATAACTTACCTGGACCTGTTCTGGAAGCTCGTTCATATGTGAATCGTGCACTTGGCTGTCCTGGAGCAGATCTGGGTGGACCTGTTCCACAGTCACTTGTGCCGAATCCACTTGAACCTGAAGCAATGGTAACACGTGCACCTTCCCAACTTGTTCTATAATAGTCATTGATGTCACAGGTTCAGTTTGCACACGTGTTTCTACTGAAAGAACTTCTTCAGTTACTAGACGCTCTGAAATATTATGAGCATCACTGAGATGCCTCCTTAATTCATTTCCTTGCATAAACCACAAGTCACACAAAGTACAATGGTTGGGTTTATCTCCAGTGTGTATTACCAAGTGATCTTTGAACTGGTCCCAGCTGTTAAACACACTATTACAGACCTGACATTCATAaagcttctttcttcccttttttgccCCCACTCCAGTTTGGCATGCAGTCAGGTGACGTTTGAGGGTGCTATTTCTAGCAAATCGTTCATGACAATTTGGACATTCAAAAGGTTTTTCACCTGTATGCTTTCGAAGATGCTCTTTAAAATGTCTAAAGTGGTCAAACTGTTTATCATAGTACTGACATATGTGAATGTTTTTCCCAGTTCTTTGCTTCTTACTGACTCCACCTTCTTCAAGGTGGTAACAATTGAGGTGCTGTTTCCATGTGCTCTCCCGAAGATACCTTTTATTGAATATTTCACACTTGAAACTCTCAGTGGAGTGTGATTTCATGTGTTCCTTAAAATggtaaaacaatttaaatgaacGGTTACATTTCTCACAATGGAACAAATCCTTCACATGTGACAGCTGAAGTTCCACAATTTCAATACCTTCTACCTGTTTGCTTGTGGGGTCAGAGGCACAGCCATCTTCATCTTTAATCTGCCCTTTTCTATCACCTTGACGGTACTTGCTGGTGATATCTGCCAATAATGCCAGAGCGGAATCATCAGAGAAACCTGTGCTCTGAATATGCTTTACGGACTGCCTGGCAGTAGCCACATCCTCTAACGTTTCAATGCCTTCATCTTCCACTTCGATTGTGCCTTTAGCAATCTCCACCTCGATTTCAACAGGTTCAGATTCTGCAGACGGCAATGACTCAGTGATACCATTTGAAGTTTCtgcaatctttcttttttttgcttcacTTTTTCCTGTGATAGTTTCCTCTAGTGGAGCtgagttttctttgttcctgACTTCAAGGGCTTTGATAGCTTCTAGCATTTGTAGAAACTCTGCTGCTTTCCATACATCGttgccttcttcttctccttgTATCATTAATTTTGCTGTATATGTGAACTCAATCAAATGACGAAAGGCCATTTTACTAACACCTTCTACCTCCACCAAAGGTTCCTGAGTAAACTCCTGaaagaatttgtaaaagaacTTGCTGCAAGCAGCCGAAAACAGCCTTGTGGGCCTTAAAATGGTGTCCGTCGACAATCAGGGTGATGTCAGTAAACCGGTCCTGCTCTCGCTGTTCATTCAATCGGCCCAGGATCATTTTCTGATGTTCAGGGAACTCCTGAAGGCATTCCATCGTCTCTTCGGCCTCCGTGGCCATCGGGTTGTTCTAGCTCACgatcctccctctctcctttctgtgCCGAAAGCCTTACCTTCTCTACTCTCCCCTCTCGGGGCGTAACTCGCCCCACACTTTTCCCGAACCCTGAACAGCGTCTCACCCGCCATTTCCTCGCGAGTCCCCGGGCGCTCCCTCTGCTTGGGTCCGGCTGGCGCACGTGGGCTCGCTCCGAGACCCGCACGGCTGTGGCGCGGGTGGCGGCGGCGGCCACCTGTTAGatgtatttctatgtatttggtatttttgatgctgttgcaagttatattattttgtaaatttcaatctctgttgctcatatcagaaaaacaattgatttttCTATCCAGAACTTAACCTTCCTGATTAATTCAAATACTTTATAGATTCTTTTGAATAACACAATCATGTGGTCTAAAAGTattgataattttatttactcttttctaattctttgccTTCTTTTGGTCTTATTACCCTGGCTAGGCTTTCCAGTACAGTGTCAAATAGAAGTGGGGAtagcaaatatctttttctttttcctgatctcagaggaaaagttttcaacaTTTCAGTGTTAAAAGTGTTGTTTGGTgtggtgttttaaaatttgtttttgtaaatattctttattagattaatagatgttaaattttatcaaatgctttctctcaatctattaaaatgatagagatttctctttcattctgttaGTCTGGTTAACTACactgaattgatattttaaaatgttaaaccaaccttgtgtTCTGGGAATAAGCTGAAGTCAGCTACGGTGTGCCACATTATTACTGgattcagtttattaatattttatttaagatttttacatttattatatgaCAGACTCTGACctgaactttcttttcttttaataactttgtcaggttttggtattaaggttatgctggcctcataatATGAGTTGAGGAGTAGATGTTGgttatttgtctcttttcttgtcttatttcctttttaatccaTCTTACCAGGCGGTTATCAAATTTCTTTTTACCATCTTACCAGTCTTCTCAAGTAACAATCTGTTGGCTTGGTTGATATTCTCTGTTGTATTAAcatttttcccattaattttattcttttatcatttccttccttttgttttggtttaattTGCTATTCTTGTATATCTTCTTGACATAGAACCTaagataattgatttttttaagctttttttttccctcacctaATATCTACAAATAAATATTCCTCAAAGATCAAGTTTAACTATTTAATGAATTTTCCTTTgtaggattttcatttttatttagttcaaaatattttttaatttccactgaAGTTTTCTTTGACCTATGtgttctttataaatatattacttaatttccaaatatatggggattttctagttatctttttgttattggcTTCTGCTTTAGTCACTTAAAAAAGAATACAGCAGTTTCTTGGTATCCGTggggagattggttccaggacccccagcaGATAACAAAATccgcggatgctcaagtcccttaggTAAAGTGGCATAGTACACAGTAGGCCCTCCGTACCTGCCATTTGCGGAGCCAGCtgtgtatattctgctgttacAAGGGTTGTGTTCTATATAAGTTAATTAAATAAAGTTTTTGAATcatgcttttcatattttctctgtaattgctaattatttttctgtttattacaTCTGTTACAAGAAGGGTATGTGAAAATGTCTCATCATGATTTGTGGatttaccattttttcttttaattctgccAACTTTTACGTTAAAAATCTTGAGGCTATTAATGACATATAGAACTGTTACATCTTCTTTGCAGATTGAACTCTATCATTATGAAAAATTCCTTTCTCTCAGCTACGTCTTATTGTCTTAAAacctatcttgtctgatatgaatatggCTACCTCAGCTGTGTTTTGGGATAGTTTTTGCATAGtgacttttcctcatttttccacCTTCAGTCTTTCCAGTATTCTTAAATTTAAGGAATCTCTTATAAGCACATACAGTTTTTGTTTAATCCAGTCTAgcaattttgtcttttaattgaaatatttaatctgtttatgtttcatgtaattattgatacattTGGGTTTAAATCTATCATCTTAATACTTGCCACCCATTTGTGCCATCTTTCTGTCccccttttactttctttttgtttgaagttttaaaaacttagtATTTTTATCCACCTTTCCTCATCTGTTGGCTTGGTAGTTATACATTCCTTTCTATACTTTTGGCAGTTAACAAAAATTATCACGTGCATCACTTACTTATTAAAGCCTAAGATGAATGAATACTTTTGCCATTTCCTGGACAATTCACAGAAATTAAGATACTGTAATTTCAGTCCCCTGCTCCTAACTTATAGTGTGCTCTTGtttaagtgttctaatttcatatctATATTTAAACTTCTCAGGATATTATTATGGAATAAATTATTATTGAATACATTAGGTATGCATTTAGATTTATCCACATATAACCCCTTTTTTgggctcttcattttttttctctcaatccTTCATTTATGAACACTTCCTTTCTCCCTGAAGAGTACATGTAATGTTTCACTGAGGACATGCCTGCTGCTGAGGAatctgttggttttgtttttcagagagtGTCTTTACTTAGCCTTTgtttctgaaagatatttttactgggtatagaattttaggctgacagttattttttttccagcattttgAAGATATCCCATTGTTTTCTGCTTTCACTGTCATCCAGTGTCTTCCAGATCTTATCTGGATAGGTAGAAATAACACTAGGCATGCAAACTTTTAACCCAAAGGCTAAATAAAAATGCATCTATGAATTCGTAGCTCTATTTTTTATGGAATTTTGCAAAAGTGCATATGCATATGTCTTGCTCAAATCACTTTCACAGTCTCAGAGCAGCTCATTTTGTAAGAAACACCCATAATACTATTccatatccttttctttttaaaaatttttaattaattaatttatttataacatctttattggagtataattgctttacaatgttttgttagtttctgctatataaaaagtg of Delphinus delphis chromosome 3, mDelDel1.2, whole genome shotgun sequence contains these proteins:
- the LOC132422227 gene encoding LOW QUALITY PROTEIN: zinc finger protein 131-like (The sequence of the model RefSeq protein was modified relative to this genomic sequence to represent the inferred CDS: inserted 2 bases in 1 codon; deleted 1 base in 1 codon); protein product: MECLQEFPEHQKMILGRLNEQREQDRFTDITLIVDGHHFKAHKAVFAACSKFFYKFFQEFTQEPLVEVEGVSKMAFRHLIEFTYTAKLMIQGEEEGNDVWKAAEFLQMLEAIKALEVRNKENSAPLEETITGKSEAKKRKIAETSNGITESLPSAESEPVEIEVEIAKGTIEVEDEGIETLEDVATARQSVKHIQSTGFSDDSALALLADITSKYRQGDRKGQIKDEDGCASDPTSKQEHMKSHSTESFKCEIFNKRYLRESTWKQHLNCYHLEEGGVSKKQRTGKNIHICQYYDKQFDHFRHFKEHLRKHTGEKPFECPNCHERFARNSTLKRHLTACQTGVGAKKGRKKLYECQVCNSVFNSWDQFKDHLVIHTGDKPNHCTLCDLWFMQGNELRRHLSDAHNISERLVTEEVLSVETRVQTEPVTSMTIIEQVGKVHVLPLLQVQVDSAQVTVEQVHPDLLQDSQVHDSHMNELPEQVQVSYLEVGRIQTEEGTEVHVEELHVEWVNQMPMEVHTELLEADLDQGTPEIMNQEXREPTQADAAAAAREDHEDAEGLETKSTVGSQAEKSENENRTPMPVLE